Proteins encoded together in one Oscillospiraceae bacterium window:
- a CDS encoding glycosyltransferase family 4 protein: MIRNIAFLTGSMSKSGGTTKAVSLIASELAKEPEYCVYIVDLFNFEKKPYFDIAGNVSYSTLNGGSVLKNISLLRRYILKKKINVIICVEAMMGIYSMPAALFTKTKQIIWEHGNFYQKQCSSIDKVRALEYKLCDYYITLTERDKSNFISHFKGKCKTDYIYNPVEYSSERASYDLASKKLLTVGIIRKIKGYDMLCDAARIIFDAHPDWTWEIYGRDDFEPETTAELKEKISRLKLDKNLFLMGTTHDMPSVYKSAAIYVMTSRMEGLPMVLLEAKSFGLPLISFDIMTGPSEIISNDVNGYLVEEENTSELAAHICELIDNPQKRIEFSNNAKSGIERFSIEVIMNKWMKIIGELI, translated from the coding sequence ATGATTAGAAATATAGCATTTTTAACCGGCAGCATGTCGAAATCCGGCGGCACGACAAAGGCTGTATCGCTTATTGCCTCTGAACTGGCAAAAGAACCTGAATATTGTGTGTATATAGTCGATCTTTTCAATTTTGAAAAGAAACCATATTTTGATATAGCCGGAAATGTAAGCTATTCGACTTTGAATGGCGGCTCGGTATTGAAAAATATTTCGCTTTTAAGAAGATATATATTGAAAAAGAAGATAAACGTCATCATCTGCGTAGAGGCGATGATGGGAATTTATTCTATGCCCGCTGCGCTTTTTACAAAAACAAAGCAAATCATCTGGGAACACGGCAATTTTTATCAGAAACAATGTTCTTCGATCGATAAAGTGCGCGCGCTTGAATACAAGCTTTGTGATTATTACATTACTTTGACAGAACGGGATAAAAGCAATTTTATATCTCATTTCAAAGGAAAATGTAAAACTGATTATATATATAATCCCGTTGAATATTCTTCAGAACGAGCTTCATATGATTTGGCTTCTAAAAAGCTTCTTACTGTCGGGATAATCAGAAAAATTAAAGGCTATGACATGCTCTGCGATGCCGCGAGGATTATTTTTGACGCTCACCCGGACTGGACATGGGAAATATACGGAAGAGACGATTTTGAACCAGAAACAACAGCGGAATTGAAAGAAAAGATATCCAGGCTGAAGCTTGATAAGAATTTATTTCTGATGGGTACGACTCACGATATGCCCTCAGTGTATAAAAGCGCCGCTATATATGTCATGACATCGAGAATGGAAGGCCTTCCAATGGTATTGCTTGAAGCAAAATCCTTCGGCCTTCCGCTAATCAGCTTTGATATAATGACAGGACCCTCGGAAATTATATCGAACGATGTAAACGGATATTTGGTAGAAGAAGAAAATACGTCAGAGCTAGCCGCACATATTTGCGAGTTGATTGATAATCCGCAAAAACGGATCGAATTTTCAAATAACGCGAAAAGCGGTATTGAGAGATTTTCAATTGAAGTCATTATGAATAAATGGATGAAAATAATCGGAGAATTAATATGA
- a CDS encoding acyltransferase produces MDENNRRINMSKVPEYGKRNVNIEMLRIISMIFIILGHAMLYGIDAGNISGSLYYIYSFLRIISIPFLNVYVIISGYFLVNSGFKIKKIFLFWIQTFFYSLALYLLISLLTGTQISIKTLLYSSLPISGNRYWFSRVYFGMYILSPFFSVFLKAMTKRQYKLFLWIITSLFCLWRMIIPFATTLNSEGGNSIIWFFTLYAYAGYLRLHFNRNFNYKKLFLLFCASQLVTYIGYLFINFLSNSIGLAGKGSSIITEYTSITVLASSLLIFLTALNMDQIKSKKIQNAIYYFSNSSYSVYLIHENPDVRGLLWSNTLYMLNPYLTMGISLIFSPLLYILCMLIDKISWKPIYNILNKIQWMPVQKKIDNIMENQVNLQTYKHD; encoded by the coding sequence ATGGATGAAAATAATCGGAGAATTAATATGAGCAAGGTTCCTGAATATGGTAAAAGAAATGTAAATATTGAAATGCTGAGAATTATATCAATGATATTCATTATTCTTGGTCATGCTATGTTATATGGAATTGATGCAGGAAACATTTCAGGTTCTTTATATTACATATACAGTTTTTTAAGAATAATATCGATACCGTTTTTAAATGTATATGTGATTATAAGCGGGTACTTTCTTGTGAATTCGGGTTTTAAAATCAAAAAGATTTTTCTGTTTTGGATTCAGACATTCTTTTATTCTCTTGCACTATATTTGTTAATTTCATTATTGACCGGAACCCAAATCTCAATTAAGACTTTGTTATATTCATCATTACCTATATCTGGCAACAGATATTGGTTTTCTCGAGTGTATTTTGGTATGTATATACTTTCACCGTTTTTTTCTGTTTTTCTAAAAGCAATGACAAAACGACAATATAAACTGTTTTTGTGGATAATTACTTCTTTGTTTTGTTTATGGAGAATGATTATTCCGTTTGCAACTACATTAAATTCAGAAGGCGGAAACAGCATAATTTGGTTTTTTACACTTTATGCATATGCTGGATATCTTCGTCTTCATTTCAACCGAAATTTTAACTATAAAAAATTATTCTTATTGTTCTGCGCTTCTCAACTAGTTACATATATAGGATATCTTTTCATTAATTTTCTATCAAATAGTATAGGTCTTGCAGGAAAAGGATCATCAATTATTACTGAGTATACTTCAATAACCGTATTGGCAAGTTCATTACTTATATTTTTGACTGCATTAAATATGGATCAAATAAAATCCAAAAAGATCCAAAATGCTATATATTATTTCTCTAACTCAAGTTACTCAGTGTATTTGATTCATGAAAATCCGGATGTCAGGGGATTATTATGGAGCAACACTTTATATATGCTAAATCCTTATTTAACAATGGGTATATCTTTAATTTTCTCTCCGTTGCTGTATATTCTTTGCATGTTGATTGATAAAATCTCATGGAAACCAATATATAATATATTAAATAAAATACAATGGATGCCTGTCCAAAAGAAAATAGATAATATAATGGAAAATCAAGTAAACTTGCAGACATATAAACACGATTAA
- a CDS encoding glycosyltransferase family 2 protein — protein sequence MLISVIVPVYKVEKYLRRCVDSVINQTYRDLEIILVDDGSPDNCGAICDEYATLDKRIKVIHKENGGVSDARNAGINASSGFFISFIDSDDYVSDNYILNLYKGISDNDCDMCISGCRYIDENLNFINARISKKNIYNTEDFIDKFDDTSLFGYSCSKMYVSSIIKNHNIEFNIKMTLREDMDFNIKYLSNVKKISVINDTSYNYLQRKSSALNNTDCSNIEKKIKSCELLCETIRNKNNVISKKAASDIITCFLFDISCEIIKTTNLNIAIKYEMLSRIYKNEVYKNLVIYSVDKPLFIIIYIITLKIKCYKLFYCLYHVYIKHNV from the coding sequence ATGTTGATATCGGTCATAGTTCCCGTATACAAAGTCGAGAAATATCTTCGCAGATGTGTGGATTCAGTAATTAATCAAACTTATAGGGATTTAGAAATTATTCTAGTTGACGACGGATCTCCAGACAACTGCGGTGCTATATGCGATGAATATGCCACGCTTGATAAGAGAATAAAAGTGATACATAAAGAAAACGGGGGCGTTTCGGATGCAAGAAACGCCGGAATTAATGCATCCTCCGGCTTTTTCATTTCATTTATAGATTCTGATGATTATGTTTCTGATAATTATATATTGAATTTATATAAAGGTATATCAGATAATGACTGCGATATGTGTATATCAGGATGTAGATATATAGATGAAAATCTAAATTTTATAAATGCAAGAATCTCGAAAAAGAATATATATAACACTGAAGACTTTATTGACAAATTTGATGATACATCATTATTCGGATATTCATGTTCAAAAATGTATGTTTCTTCAATAATTAAAAATCACAATATCGAATTCAATATAAAAATGACTTTACGCGAAGATATGGATTTTAATATTAAATATTTGTCGAATGTTAAAAAGATTTCTGTTATCAATGATACATCCTATAATTATTTACAGAGAAAAAGCAGCGCACTCAATAATACGGATTGCAGTAATATAGAAAAAAAAATTAAATCATGCGAACTTCTATGCGAGACTATAAGAAACAAAAATAATGTTATTAGTAAAAAAGCTGCTTCTGATATAATCACTTGCTTTTTATTTGACATTTCATGCGAAATTATTAAAACTACAAATTTAAATATTGCCATAAAATATGAAATGTTATCAAGGATTTATAAGAATGAAGTGTATAAAAATCTAGTCATATATTCCGTGGATAAGCCATTGTTTATTATAATATATATAATTACGCTTAAGATTAAATGCTACAAATTATTTTATTGCCTTTACCATGTCTATATCAAACATAATGTTTGA
- a CDS encoding glycosyltransferase gives MLISVIVPVYKVEPYIHRCVDSIINQTYNDLEIILVDDGSPDNCGAICEEYAKLDKRIKVIHKENGGLSSARNAGLDIAQGDYIAFVDSDDYIELNMYENLFKNSNDYHADISVGGVIDCIDNGKEIKIVKTSDVKGINVECLDKEAAIKRYLLGSWSSWNKIYAKSVFDNIRFPVGKINEDENIALLLLEKCHRVVYTTKPFYHYIRRENSITTVPFSEKRFAWYDNCKNNLEYTKLHHPSIAEAAEARFLDCLLYYVREITLAENSKTFETRLKQVIIEITENKKLYSKNKYLSFRSKLTAKAVIYGYRQYKNLILRRHGR, from the coding sequence ATGCTAATATCAGTCATTGTTCCTGTATATAAAGTTGAACCATACATACATAGATGTGTTGATTCAATTATAAATCAAACCTATAATGATCTTGAAATAATACTAGTTGACGACGGTTCTCCGGACAACTGCGGTGCTATATGCGAAGAATATGCGAAGCTTGATAAAAGAATTAAAGTGATTCATAAAGAAAACGGCGGTCTTTCATCTGCAAGAAACGCAGGGCTTGATATTGCTCAAGGAGATTATATAGCGTTTGTCGACAGTGACGATTATATAGAGCTTAATATGTATGAGAATCTATTTAAAAATTCAAATGATTATCATGCCGATATTTCAGTTGGCGGTGTGATTGACTGTATTGACAACGGAAAAGAAATAAAAATCGTCAAAACTTCCGATGTAAAAGGTATCAATGTGGAATGCCTCGATAAAGAAGCCGCTATAAAACGGTATTTACTCGGTTCATGGTCTTCATGGAATAAAATATACGCAAAAAGCGTATTTGACAATATCAGATTTCCTGTCGGTAAGATAAACGAAGACGAAAATATCGCGCTGCTGCTTCTTGAAAAATGTCATAGAGTTGTTTATACTACAAAGCCCTTTTATCACTATATACGCCGCGAAAACAGCATAACAACCGTTCCATTTTCAGAAAAACGCTTTGCATGGTATGATAACTGCAAAAACAATCTCGAATACACAAAGCTTCATCATCCTTCAATCGCCGAAGCCGCCGAAGCAAGGTTTCTCGATTGTTTACTCTATTATGTTCGTGAGATTACTTTAGCTGAAAATTCAAAGACTTTTGAAACCAGATTGAAACAAGTAATTATAGAAATAACAGAGAATAAAAAGTTGTATTCCAAGAATAAATATCTATCATTCAGGTCGAAGTTGACCGCCAAAGCTGTAATTTACGGTTACAGACAATATAAGAATTTAATTTTGAGAAGGCATGGAAGATGA
- a CDS encoding GNAT family N-acetyltransferase produces the protein MIEIKKITLENDFDELIALFNAGLGETTKEHWKWKCFCESGFKKQEVFTAYDTEAHKTMGMMSFFPERYNKNGNTLDVVQMCDLVVAPEYRGKGIMTSLYSFAENYYKCIDVFMGFPNDCSHKRFFKYGFINICEMHIYNTHYHYFTKKLKDGLVAHIGPYSLTKYSYVPDSIEAVDKKSNISSEYWRITKSHALYEYKYNKNPDTKYITFVIAKDSSPEAYFIGSLNKGRLTTAFNIYDWNISNMLASDTDNLKQIFLKMRPIANRIYIWGNYNQKIFSMLNGIGFEKQQGSSSRMIMKIFTPGIKIDSSEWFITRIDTDY, from the coding sequence ATGATAGAAATAAAGAAAATAACTCTTGAAAACGATTTTGATGAGTTGATAGCCTTATTCAATGCCGGTCTCGGTGAAACGACAAAGGAGCATTGGAAATGGAAATGTTTTTGTGAATCGGGATTCAAGAAGCAGGAAGTATTTACGGCTTATGATACCGAAGCTCACAAAACCATGGGTATGATGTCATTTTTCCCCGAAAGATACAATAAAAATGGGAATACTCTTGATGTTGTTCAGATGTGCGATTTGGTTGTAGCTCCTGAGTATAGAGGAAAAGGGATAATGACCAGCCTGTATTCTTTTGCGGAGAATTATTATAAGTGCATTGATGTATTTATGGGATTTCCAAATGATTGTTCGCATAAAAGATTTTTTAAATACGGATTTATAAATATTTGTGAAATGCATATATATAATACTCATTATCATTATTTTACAAAAAAACTAAAAGACGGTTTAGTGGCTCATATTGGCCCTTATTCGCTTACAAAGTATTCCTATGTTCCTGATTCAATAGAAGCTGTAGATAAAAAATCAAATATTTCGTCAGAATACTGGCGGATAACAAAAAGCCATGCATTATATGAATATAAATATAATAAAAATCCGGATACAAAGTACATTACATTTGTAATTGCAAAAGACTCTTCGCCCGAGGCATATTTTATCGGTAGCTTAAACAAAGGAAGATTGACGACGGCTTTTAATATTTACGATTGGAATATTTCAAATATGCTGGCATCAGATACTGATAACTTAAAGCAAATATTTCTTAAAATGAGACCGATTGCAAACCGTATTTACATATGGGGCAACTATAATCAGAAAATATTTAGCATGCTCAACGGTATTGGCTTTGAAAAGCAGCAAGGATCATCTTCAAGAATGATAATGAAAATATTTACTCCTGGCATAAAAATTGATTCTTCCGAATGGTTTATCACAAGAATTGATACTGATTACTAA
- a CDS encoding glycosyltransferase: MIPKTIHYIWFGNKPLSPLTQKCIRSWQKYLPDYEIKLWNENNFDISMNRFCKEAYEQKKYAFVSDYVRIYLLYYYGGIYMDTDVEVVKPFPDEFINCEAFSGFESTKTIPTGIMASKAYHPFFKELLAYYDNISFVLNDGQLNTTTNVKIITDICLNHGFLPNGKKQVISGFTLYPQTYFCPLSHDSAETLFSDNTYTIHHFNGSWCDRKTQFVGNWYRKYQPKYKKIYGENIALIIYKCLYNYFRILDNINPK, encoded by the coding sequence ATGATACCAAAAACAATTCATTATATATGGTTTGGCAATAAACCGCTTTCACCATTAACGCAGAAGTGTATAAGAAGTTGGCAAAAATATTTACCGGATTATGAAATTAAATTATGGAATGAGAATAATTTTGATATATCAATGAATAGGTTTTGCAAAGAAGCGTATGAACAAAAAAAATATGCTTTTGTCAGTGATTATGTGCGTATTTATTTACTCTATTATTATGGAGGAATATATATGGATACTGATGTTGAAGTCGTGAAACCTTTTCCTGATGAGTTTATTAATTGTGAAGCTTTTTCCGGGTTTGAATCAACAAAAACGATTCCAACAGGAATAATGGCATCGAAAGCATACCATCCGTTTTTTAAAGAATTATTGGCATATTATGATAATATTTCTTTTGTCCTCAATGACGGACAACTAAATACAACAACTAATGTAAAAATAATAACTGATATATGTCTGAACCATGGATTTTTACCGAATGGGAAAAAACAAGTAATAAGTGGTTTTACATTATATCCTCAGACATATTTTTGCCCATTGTCACACGATTCTGCAGAAACATTATTTTCGGATAATACATATACAATACATCATTTTAATGGTTCTTGGTGCGATAGAAAGACACAGTTTGTGGGTAATTGGTACAGAAAATATCAACCAAAATATAAAAAAATATATGGAGAAAATATAGCGCTTATTATTTATAAGTGTTTATATAATTATTTTAGAATTTTAGATAATATAAATCCGAAGTGA
- a CDS encoding LicD family protein encodes MTDEYGNLELHKVLLAAMKDIDKICRENGLRYYLYAGTLLGAVNFKGFIPWDDDVDIVMLSNDYNKFKSIIERDYGERYKMMTFDNTANWYSKMSKLQVLGTEIITNNGEAAPIFVDISTLHNMPDNKLSMLIQRKKIEFYNLSLAVLSGAVIPTSLKSKLTIGQMAKQGKDKLGKKLDTALCRYDRKRTKYVGIMCNTICPNPYTGKCGYITDRTEINWHDNPRYVEFEDTKLMTISNIEDYLDWQYGTKWREPYPKEKRITKHNVREYQIDSKVREWIGK; translated from the coding sequence ATGACGGACGAGTACGGAAATCTTGAATTACATAAGGTGCTGCTTGCGGCAATGAAGGATATAGATAAAATATGTCGCGAAAACGGGCTGAGATATTATCTTTATGCTGGCACTTTACTTGGCGCGGTTAATTTTAAAGGCTTTATCCCCTGGGATGATGATGTTGATATAGTGATGCTCTCAAATGATTATAATAAATTCAAATCCATAATTGAAAGAGATTATGGCGAACGATACAAAATGATGACATTTGATAATACTGCAAACTGGTATAGCAAAATGTCAAAATTACAAGTGTTGGGAACTGAAATAATAACGAATAACGGTGAAGCCGCTCCGATTTTCGTTGACATATCAACACTTCACAACATGCCGGATAATAAGCTCTCAATGTTAATTCAAAGAAAGAAAATTGAATTTTATAATTTGTCTTTGGCTGTTTTATCAGGTGCAGTCATTCCTACATCATTAAAATCCAAATTAACTATTGGACAAATGGCAAAGCAGGGTAAAGACAAATTAGGTAAAAAATTAGACACAGCTTTATGCAGATACGACAGAAAACGCACAAAATATGTTGGCATAATGTGCAATACAATATGCCCGAATCCTTATACTGGGAAATGCGGATATATAACTGACAGAACAGAAATTAATTGGCATGATAATCCGCGTTATGTTGAATTTGAGGATACAAAATTAATGACTATTTCAAATATTGAAGATTATCTTGATTGGCAATACGGGACTAAATGGAGAGAACCGTATCCCAAAGAAAAACGGATAACAAAACATAATGTTCGGGAGTATCAAATAGATTCAAAAGTACGTGAATGGATTGGAAAATAA
- a CDS encoding glycosyltransferase family 8 protein: MNVIYSSDNNYARHAGISIMSLYDHNKDFNEVNVFLINDGIAEDNKNNLNNIASSYGRKITFIDFSKYKARLILNNKWELPISAYARLFISEMVPESIDKILYLDCDIIINDSLSDLWNIDMKGCTIAAVEDVASCVFQSETGIDEKFRYFCSGVILIDLKKWRDIKVQEKLLKYLDSRNGIVRHHDQTILNGVFWNDCFMLHPRYDALSPTFIMSYENLKAYFKLWDRYYTKKEIRESIKNPAIIHYTSSNIGRPWENKAHPLSYKYKYYWDKSPWKDAPWGTFKPTYDKVQRRTYWLYQHVPVKIINFVAKKNKG; encoded by the coding sequence ATGAACGTTATTTATTCCAGTGATAATAATTACGCAAGACATGCCGGCATATCGATAATGTCATTATATGACCACAACAAAGATTTTAATGAGGTTAATGTTTTTCTTATTAATGATGGAATCGCTGAGGATAACAAAAACAATTTAAATAATATTGCCTCTTCATATGGCAGGAAAATAACATTCATTGACTTTTCTAAGTACAAAGCTAGACTCATTTTGAATAATAAATGGGAATTGCCGATCAGCGCATATGCAAGGCTTTTTATTTCTGAAATGGTGCCGGAAAGTATTGATAAAATACTGTATCTTGATTGCGATATTATAATAAATGACAGTCTTTCGGATTTATGGAACATAGATATGAAAGGATGTACAATAGCAGCGGTTGAGGATGTTGCTTCTTGCGTTTTTCAAAGCGAAACTGGTATAGATGAGAAATTTAGATATTTTTGTTCTGGTGTGATTTTAATTGATTTGAAAAAGTGGCGTGATATAAAAGTTCAGGAAAAGCTTTTAAAATATCTTGACAGTCGTAACGGAATTGTCAGGCATCATGATCAGACTATATTGAATGGTGTGTTTTGGAATGATTGCTTTATGCTTCATCCGAGGTACGACGCGTTATCACCGACTTTTATAATGTCATATGAAAACTTAAAAGCATATTTCAAATTATGGGATAGATATTATACAAAAAAGGAAATTCGCGAATCAATCAAGAATCCGGCAATTATTCATTATACATCTTCAAATATAGGGCGTCCATGGGAGAATAAAGCTCATCCGCTTTCATATAAATACAAGTATTATTGGGACAAGTCTCCGTGGAAAGATGCTCCTTGGGGGACATTTAAGCCGACATATGATAAAGTTCAAAGGCGTACATATTGGCTTTACCAGCATGTACCTGTAAAAATAATCAATTTTGTAGCGAAAAAGAATAAAGGATAA
- a CDS encoding glycosyltransferase, translated as MDEIIKKKIAIVFSYLIVGGTEESLINFINSIDRNRYEITLFTRRIPENYLKRLEGKVKICYITGTDIIDYDGNIIKDNTIKKVIINIIFKIKLHITKNNYKKNLFAYKTLPKYREAFDCAIAYKANYIEPPILLSILNTKKKITWVHSELSSNIVTIKEYSNCLNSFDKIFCVSQRLKQILIKYYPQTCKKSEVFYNILDIKKITDKSSERIDENDLFIDNTINIVTVGRISGEKGYDRIPDVMKQLVDNNYKIKWIIIGDGPDRERIENLIKEHNVENNVVLLGTRENPYPYMRACDIYVQPSYTEGYCTTTYEAKILHKPVVTTDVPGMREQFESGKNGLIAESSVDGLYDGIKKLIDEPELREKFIHNLENESMDNSGEIEKLYKFIEE; from the coding sequence ATGGACGAGATAATAAAAAAGAAAATTGCGATTGTCTTTTCTTATTTAATTGTTGGGGGAACAGAAGAGTCTCTTATTAATTTTATTAATTCAATAGATAGAAATAGATATGAAATAACTTTATTCACAAGAAGAATACCAGAAAATTATTTAAAGCGATTGGAAGGTAAAGTGAAAATATGTTATATAACAGGCACAGATATAATTGATTATGATGGAAATATTATTAAGGATAATACGATAAAAAAAGTTATCATCAATATAATATTCAAAATAAAACTTCATATAACAAAAAATAATTATAAAAAAAATCTTTTTGCTTATAAGACTTTACCCAAGTATAGAGAAGCTTTCGATTGTGCTATAGCATATAAAGCGAATTATATTGAACCCCCTATATTATTATCAATTTTAAATACAAAAAAGAAGATTACATGGGTTCATAGTGAACTTTCTAGTAATATAGTTACAATTAAAGAGTATTCAAACTGTCTAAACAGTTTTGACAAAATATTTTGCGTATCGCAAAGATTAAAGCAGATACTTATTAAGTATTATCCTCAAACATGTAAAAAATCTGAGGTGTTCTATAATATTCTTGATATTAAAAAAATTACAGATAAATCTTCTGAGCGAATAGATGAAAATGACTTGTTTATTGATAATACAATAAACATAGTAACTGTCGGAAGAATTTCTGGAGAAAAAGGGTATGACAGAATACCGGATGTTATGAAGCAATTAGTTGATAATAATTATAAAATTAAATGGATAATAATCGGTGACGGTCCTGATCGTGAAAGAATCGAAAATTTGATAAAAGAGCATAATGTAGAAAATAATGTTGTTTTGCTTGGAACTAGGGAAAATCCTTATCCATATATGAGAGCCTGTGATATTTATGTTCAGCCATCATACACTGAAGGATATTGTACGACAACATACGAAGCAAAAATATTGCATAAGCCTGTTGTTACTACCGATGTTCCTGGAATGCGGGAACAATTCGAAAGCGGTAAAAACGGTCTTATAGCTGAATCAAGTGTCGACGGATTATATGATGGCATAAAAAAATTAATAGACGAGCCGGAGCTTCGTGAAAAATTCATACATAATCTCGAGAATGAATCGATGGATAATTCCGGAGAAATTGAAAAACTCTATAAATTTATTGAGGAATGA
- a CDS encoding ABC transporter permease produces MPDTQLTVIKPKSGWFEINFRELFKYRDLISLFVKRTFTSQYKQTILGPAWAIIQPLLTTVIFTIIFGNIAKLPTDGVPPFLFYMCANVPWTYFSNCITQTSNTFVSNAYIFGKVYFPRLIIPISNVITGLISYAIQFVFFLCFLAYYLLTPGCSVHITAYALMMPLFVIQMSLLSLGFGIIVSSLTTKYRDLTMLVGFGVQLWMYATPIAYPSSIIPEKWMALYMLNPMSPIIEYFRYAFLGCGSIDWKYIGISAAMTLVILAIGVILFSKVEKTFMDTV; encoded by the coding sequence ATGCCTGACACACAACTCACTGTCATAAAGCCCAAATCAGGTTGGTTTGAAATAAACTTTAGAGAGCTTTTCAAATACCGCGATCTGATCAGCCTATTCGTGAAGCGAACCTTCACATCGCAATATAAACAGACAATTCTCGGTCCTGCATGGGCGATAATACAGCCGCTTTTAACTACGGTCATATTTACGATAATTTTCGGCAATATCGCAAAGCTGCCGACAGACGGTGTTCCGCCGTTTCTTTTTTATATGTGCGCAAATGTCCCGTGGACATATTTTTCAAATTGTATCACACAGACCTCGAATACCTTTGTTTCCAACGCTTACATATTCGGAAAAGTGTATTTTCCGAGATTGATCATACCGATATCAAATGTGATTACCGGTCTTATTTCATACGCTATACAGTTTGTGTTCTTCCTTTGCTTTCTTGCGTATTATTTGCTGACACCGGGTTGTTCGGTGCATATAACAGCATATGCGCTTATGATGCCGCTGTTTGTTATTCAAATGTCACTTTTAAGCCTCGGCTTCGGAATAATCGTTTCATCATTGACAACAAAATACAGGGATCTTACAATGCTCGTCGGCTTCGGTGTTCAGTTATGGATGTACGCCACGCCGATAGCTTATCCTTCCTCGATAATCCCCGAAAAGTGGATGGCTCTTTATATGCTCAATCCCATGTCACCTATAATAGAATATTTCCGATATGCGTTTCTCGGCTGCGGCAGTATTGACTGGAAATATATAGGGATCAGCGCTGCGATGACACTTGTTATTCTCGCGATAGGTGTTATACTGTTCAGTAAAGTAGAAAAAACATTTATGGATACGGTTTAA